The genomic DNA TCCTGCCACGGATTGACGGAAACCGCACTGATCGGACGGCGCGGGCCGGCTGCTCCGAAATCACGTGCCGTCCGCATCGCGAACGGCCCGTGGTCCGGCGGGGTTGTCGTGGCCGGCGCCCTTTGTGAAGTCGCAGTGAGGCAAGCCGCCGATTCGCTATCGGTGCTCGGCTCTGACCTCGGTCACCGGAGGGAAGGCGGAGCACAGTCGATGGACAGCAGCCTCCGGGAAATGGTTCCCCTCGAGGAACATGCGTTCGTGCTCGTGTACGACGGTGGCAAGCCGGCGATGGAGAGCCCGTCCGCGTGCGCTCAGGTAGACGCGAACCTTGCGGCGATCCACCGAGTCGACCTCGCGATACACGGCTGCGGTGGACACCAGACGGTCGACGATGCGGGTCAGCGTCGCACCGTTCGCAGCGGTCCGGACAATCAGGTCCGCCATCGTCAAACCGCGCTCTCGAGCGAGCGACTCGAGCACCAACCAGTGATCGAGGGCAAGCCCGTGGGGTTTGAGTGCCGTGTCGATATCGGCAGCCAGGCGTCGAGACGCGCGGGTCAGCGACGCCGCCAGGGACTCCGGCCGATCCTCGTCCGGGATCTGTCTCTCCGCCATCTCGATCCTCCCCTTTAGCCCGAACTGCATTCATGACAAATACTTTCATTTGAGATGATATACGCACCCGAACGTACCCGGTCGTCAGACTGGACGATCGCGATGGTGGTGCCCCTGCAAGGGCCCGCCGGCCTTTTCGGGCCCTCGTGTGAGGCGATGAGCGAGCTGGTCGCCCGTGACCTGAACGACGCGGGCGGCATTCTGGGCCGCGAGGTCCGGATGGAGGTGGTGGACGGCGGTGGTGATCCCGCACGAGTTGCGGCCGAAGTGGGTGCGTTGGTCGATCAGGGACGCATCGATGCCGTCACCGGCTGGCACATTTCCTCCGTACGTCACACCCTCGCGCCCGTGCTCGCGGGCCGCGTTCCCTACGTCTATCCGGCATTGTACGAAGGCGGGGAACACCGACCTGGTGTCTACTGCAGCGGTGAAACGCCGCGACTGCAGATCGAACCCGCGTTGCGCTGGATGCGCGAACACATGGGAATGCGGAGGTGGTACGTGGTCGGCGACGACTACGTCTGGCCGCGCCGCTCCGCAGCGGCCGTGCACGCGTTCGCCGACGAAATCGGACTGGACATCGTCGGTCAGTCGTTCGTCAGTCTCGGTGGCCGAAACATCGGGCGCGTCGTCCGACACATCGCCGAGACCGAGTGCGATGGAGTGTGCATGCTCCTGGTCGGACAAGACGCTGTGGCCTTCAACCGGAGCTTCGCCCGCGCCGGCCTTCAGGACCGGCTGATCAGGTTCACACCCTTGATGGACGAGAACATGATGATCGCGAGCGGGCCCGGCGCGTTGGTGGGAATGTTCGCG from Rhodococcus jostii RHA1 includes the following:
- a CDS encoding substrate-binding domain-containing protein; its protein translation is MIYAPERTRSSDWTIAMVVPLQGPAGLFGPSCEAMSELVARDLNDAGGILGREVRMEVVDGGGDPARVAAEVGALVDQGRIDAVTGWHISSVRHTLAPVLAGRVPYVYPALYEGGEHRPGVYCSGETPRLQIEPALRWMREHMGMRRWYVVGDDYVWPRRSAAAVHAFADEIGLDIVGQSFVSLGGRNIGRVVRHIAETECDGVCMLLVGQDAVAFNRSFARAGLQDRLIRFTPLMDENMMIASGPGALVGMFAAASYFRSKVDTNSMALLGRYVDLHGPDGPPITAVSESCYEGGQTLAHLIGRAGSPSVAAIDAALDGTAYEGPRGTVEFKGRRAHQPVHLAVANGLDFDILTTL
- a CDS encoding MarR family winged helix-turn-helix transcriptional regulator, translating into MAERQIPDEDRPESLAASLTRASRRLAADIDTALKPHGLALDHWLVLESLARERGLTMADLIVRTAANGATLTRIVDRLVSTAAVYREVDSVDRRKVRVYLSARGRALHRRLATVVHEHERMFLEGNHFPEAAVHRLCSAFPPVTEVRAEHR